One window of Mesorhizobium loti R88b genomic DNA carries:
- a CDS encoding transporter substrate-binding domain-containing protein translates to MAGLATAGVLATVDAQKAAAQAASDSLLRTVLDRGKLIVGTGSTNAPWHFENDAGELVGMDITMGRILAKGLFDDATKVEFVMQDPAQRIPNVTTNKVDITIQFMTMTAQRSQLINFTRPYYVEGVALLTLPTAENKTFDKLLAGGAATRISILQNVDAESSVHYALPQAQVLQIDTQANVLQALESKRADAAAVDLSTVRWLASRNPDKYFDAGKSWYSMLYGAALRQGDLDWLTFVNQTFTIAMFGHESALYDAAFKDYFGQEPPARHPGFPVI, encoded by the coding sequence ATGGCGGGACTGGCCACCGCCGGCGTGCTGGCAACCGTCGATGCCCAGAAGGCAGCCGCCCAGGCCGCGTCCGACAGCCTGCTGCGCACCGTGCTCGACCGCGGCAAGCTGATTGTCGGTACCGGCAGCACCAACGCGCCTTGGCATTTCGAGAACGATGCCGGCGAATTGGTCGGCATGGACATCACCATGGGGCGCATCCTGGCCAAGGGCCTGTTCGACGATGCGACCAAGGTCGAGTTCGTCATGCAGGACCCGGCGCAGCGTATCCCGAATGTCACCACCAACAAGGTCGACATCACCATCCAGTTCATGACGATGACGGCGCAGCGCTCGCAGCTGATCAATTTCACCCGGCCCTACTATGTCGAAGGCGTTGCCTTGCTAACGCTGCCCACCGCCGAGAACAAGACCTTCGACAAGCTGCTTGCCGGCGGCGCGGCGACGCGCATCTCCATCCTGCAGAATGTCGATGCCGAAAGCTCCGTCCACTACGCCTTGCCGCAGGCGCAGGTGCTGCAGATCGACACTCAGGCCAACGTGCTGCAGGCGCTGGAATCCAAGCGCGCCGACGCCGCCGCCGTCGATCTGTCCACCGTACGCTGGCTCGCCTCGCGCAATCCCGACAAGTACTTCGATGCCGGCAAGAGCTGGTATTCGATGCTCTACGGCGCGGCATTGCGGCAAGGCGATCTCGACTGGCTGACCTTCGTCAACCAGACCTTCACCATCGCCATGTTCGGCCATGAATCGGCGCTCTATGACGCCGCCTTCAAGGACTATTTCGGCCAGGAGCCGCCGGCGCGTCACCCCGGCTTCCCGGTCATCTGA
- a CDS encoding IclR family transcriptional regulator, with protein sequence MQDGNALTVSDGEKTAGSREKGLNRVLEILDFLHTTQRAIGIGDLAKGVNAPRSTTYTLVRSLVDAGLLEMAGDGNRVYFGKKLYLYGMDYVRGNDLLRRGRQEVDHLSRETGETSELCMLQSGRYTIVHSSPGTRPFRISSATGLQIPLPWTASGRLLLAGLERVEIEAMVSDDDLVLPDGRKLRLDDFIADIAKAGVTGYCVTSGLVDAYTKCLAAPVFSAPGKVEATMCLVVPIDTTEERTGSLIGLLRDRAARLSIAG encoded by the coding sequence ATGCAAGATGGCAATGCCTTGACCGTTTCAGACGGCGAGAAGACCGCCGGCTCCCGTGAAAAGGGTCTCAATCGGGTGCTTGAGATCCTGGACTTTCTGCACACCACGCAGCGGGCAATCGGTATTGGCGATCTTGCCAAGGGGGTGAACGCCCCGCGTTCGACCACCTACACGCTGGTGCGCTCGCTGGTCGACGCCGGCCTGCTGGAAATGGCCGGCGACGGCAACCGCGTCTATTTCGGCAAGAAGCTCTATCTCTATGGAATGGATTATGTGCGCGGCAACGATTTGTTGCGGCGCGGGCGCCAGGAGGTCGACCATCTGTCGCGCGAGACTGGCGAGACCTCGGAACTGTGCATGCTGCAGAGCGGCCGCTACACCATCGTCCACTCCAGCCCGGGCACCAGGCCGTTCCGCATCAGCTCGGCCACCGGCCTGCAGATACCGCTGCCCTGGACCGCGTCTGGCCGGCTGCTTCTGGCGGGGCTGGAGCGGGTTGAGATCGAAGCCATGGTATCGGACGACGATCTCGTGCTGCCCGATGGCCGCAAACTGCGGCTCGATGATTTCATCGCCGATATCGCCAAGGCTGGGGTGACCGGCTACTGCGTGACTTCGGGTCTGGTCGATGCCTATACGAAATGTCTTGCGGCGCCGGTCTTTTCAGCGCCGGGCAAGGTCGAGGCGACGATGTGCCTGGTGGTTCCCATCGATACGACCGAGGAGCGGACCGGCAGTCTCATCGGCCTGCTGCGCGATCGTGCCGCGAGGCTTTCGATCGCCGGATAG
- a CDS encoding YdcH family protein: MSLASHLDELQRKHGDIERELDDAMNHPSVDDLEIVCLKRRKLALKDEIEKLRATTH; this comes from the coding sequence ATGTCTCTTGCATCCCATCTTGATGAGTTGCAGCGGAAACACGGCGACATCGAACGCGAGCTCGATGATGCGATGAACCACCCGTCGGTGGACGACCTGGAAATCGTGTGTCTCAAGCGACGCAAGCTGGCACTCAAGGACGAGATTGAAAAACTGAGGGCGACCACGCATTGA
- the ispG gene encoding flavodoxin-dependent (E)-4-hydroxy-3-methylbut-2-enyl-diphosphate synthase, with protein MTGYFSFPFPRRTSVGVDVGGVVVGGGAPVVVQSMTNTDTADVDQTVAQVAALHRAGSEIVRITVDRDESAAAVPRIHERLLRLGINVPLVGDFHYIGHKLLADHPACAEVLAKYRINPGNVGFKDKKDRQFTDIVEMAIKHDKPVRIGVNWGSLDQELLTRLMDENQDKGFPLTAQEVTREAIVQSAILSAEMAEDIGLGREKIILSAKVSGVQDLIAVYTELATRSNHALHLGLTEAGMGSKGIVASSAAMGILLQQGIGDTIRISLTPEPNGDRTREVQVSQELLQTMGFRQFVPIVAACPGCGRTTSTVFQELAQNIQADLRKNMPVWREKYPGVENLKVAVMGCIVNGPGESKHADIGISLPGTGETPTAPVFVDGKKAATLRGPSIAADFEKMVADYIEQRFGQHGKAAAE; from the coding sequence ATGACCGGATATTTTTCCTTTCCTTTCCCCCGCCGCACCTCGGTCGGCGTCGATGTCGGCGGCGTGGTCGTCGGCGGTGGCGCGCCGGTCGTGGTGCAGTCGATGACCAACACCGACACCGCCGATGTCGACCAGACCGTCGCCCAGGTTGCAGCCCTGCACCGGGCCGGCTCCGAGATCGTGCGCATCACCGTCGACCGCGACGAAAGTGCGGCCGCCGTGCCGCGCATTCATGAGCGCTTGCTGCGGCTTGGCATCAACGTGCCGCTGGTCGGCGACTTCCACTATATCGGCCACAAGCTTCTGGCCGATCATCCCGCCTGCGCCGAGGTGCTGGCCAAATACCGCATCAATCCCGGCAATGTCGGCTTCAAGGACAAGAAGGACCGGCAGTTCACGGATATCGTCGAGATGGCGATCAAGCACGACAAGCCGGTGCGCATCGGCGTCAACTGGGGTTCGCTCGACCAAGAGCTGTTGACCCGGCTGATGGACGAAAACCAGGACAAGGGCTTTCCGCTGACGGCGCAGGAAGTGACGCGCGAGGCGATCGTGCAGTCGGCGATCCTCTCGGCCGAGATGGCCGAGGATATCGGCCTTGGCCGCGAAAAGATCATCCTGTCGGCCAAGGTCAGCGGCGTGCAGGACCTGATCGCCGTCTACACCGAACTCGCCACCCGCTCCAATCACGCGCTGCATCTCGGCCTCACCGAGGCCGGCATGGGCTCGAAGGGCATCGTCGCTTCGTCGGCCGCCATGGGCATCCTTTTGCAGCAAGGCATTGGCGACACCATCCGCATCTCGCTGACGCCGGAGCCGAACGGCGACCGCACGCGCGAAGTGCAAGTGTCGCAGGAACTGCTGCAGACCATGGGTTTCCGGCAGTTCGTGCCGATCGTCGCTGCTTGCCCCGGCTGCGGCCGCACCACTTCCACCGTGTTCCAGGAGCTCGCCCAGAATATCCAGGCGGACCTGCGCAAGAACATGCCGGTGTGGCGCGAGAAATATCCCGGCGTCGAAAACCTCAAAGTCGCGGTGATGGGCTGCATCGTCAACGGCCCGGGCGAATCCAAGCATGCCGATATCGGCATCTCGCTGCCCGGCACGGGAGAGACGCCGACGGCGCCCGTCTTCGTCGACGGCAAGAAGGCGGCGACGCTGCGCGGGCCGTCGATCGCGGCCGATTTCGAGAAGATGGTCGCCGACTATATCGAGCAACGGTTTGGGCAGCACGGCAAGGCCGCAGCGGAGTAG
- a CDS encoding YdcH family protein codes for MSDQEKADIRLEFSRLKQEHADFDAAINAMIATNCDPLQIQRMKKKKLFLKDRLMKLEDKIIPDIIA; via the coding sequence ATGTCCGATCAGGAAAAGGCCGATATTCGCCTCGAATTTTCCCGGCTGAAGCAGGAACACGCCGATTTCGACGCCGCGATCAACGCCATGATCGCCACGAATTGCGACCCGCTGCAGATCCAGCGCATGAAAAAGAAGAAGCTGTTCCTCAAGGACCGGCTGATGAAGCTGGAAGACAAGATCATTCCAGACATCATCGCCTGA
- a CDS encoding amino acid ABC transporter permease, with protein MGYALNFNLIWRHFDKLWGGLLLSLELAVISIAIGVVIGLVLAVWYVSAGRTVRAIIAAYVEFIRNVPLILLVYLVFYGLPTVVDLAYSAPTSFVLTLSVYSGAYLVEVFRSGLEAVPRGQLDAGKAIGLTPWQRLIHVRLPTMLRITLPALSNTFISLFKDTSIASVISVPELTFGAQWINFNTFRIVEVYLVTTAMYLVTGYILLFGLRLVERQFRAAR; from the coding sequence ATGGGCTATGCCCTTAATTTCAACCTGATCTGGCGGCATTTCGACAAACTGTGGGGCGGCCTGCTGCTCAGCCTCGAGCTTGCCGTCATCTCGATCGCCATCGGCGTCGTCATCGGCCTTGTGCTCGCGGTCTGGTACGTTTCGGCCGGGCGCACGGTCCGGGCGATCATCGCCGCCTATGTCGAATTCATCCGCAACGTGCCGCTGATCCTGCTGGTCTATCTCGTCTTCTACGGCCTGCCGACCGTGGTCGATCTCGCCTACAGCGCACCGACCTCGTTCGTGCTGACGCTGTCGGTCTATAGCGGCGCCTATCTGGTCGAGGTGTTTCGATCGGGCCTCGAGGCTGTCCCGCGCGGCCAGCTCGATGCCGGCAAGGCGATCGGCCTGACGCCATGGCAAAGGCTTATCCATGTGCGCCTGCCGACCATGCTGCGCATCACGCTGCCGGCGCTGTCCAACACCTTCATCTCACTGTTCAAGGACACCTCTATCGCCTCGGTCATCTCGGTGCCGGAGCTCACCTTCGGCGCCCAATGGATCAACTTCAACACCTTCCGCATCGTCGAGGTCTATCTGGTGACGACGGCGATGTATCTGGTGACCGGCTACATCCTGCTTTTCGGGCTCAGGCTCGTCGAGCGCCAGTTCAGGGCGGCACGCTGA
- a CDS encoding amino acid ABC transporter permease, with the protein MLSQILYALPFLAKGFALTLWVSLLVVVLSLIAGVALGVGLVYGPAPLRWAVRIFSDTIRGIPILVLMFFVYYGLPAIGLHLPSFWAAVLALTLFKTAQVIEYLRGAVGSIPKGQSEAAMAIGLTFRQRLTYVIFPQAFRRFLPPWINGVTDAVKGSALVSLLGITDLMQAINQVIGRTYEAMPLYILGALIYFAVNYALSLASRRLERRFAFIRE; encoded by the coding sequence ATGCTGAGCCAGATCCTCTACGCTCTGCCCTTTCTCGCCAAAGGCTTCGCCTTGACCCTTTGGGTGTCGCTTCTGGTCGTCGTCCTTTCGCTTATCGCCGGCGTCGCGCTTGGCGTGGGTCTGGTCTACGGCCCTGCCCCGCTGCGCTGGGCGGTGCGCATCTTCTCAGACACCATCCGCGGCATTCCGATCCTGGTGCTGATGTTCTTCGTCTATTACGGCCTGCCCGCGATCGGGCTGCATCTGCCATCCTTCTGGGCCGCCGTGCTGGCGCTGACCCTGTTCAAGACGGCGCAGGTCATCGAATATCTCAGGGGCGCGGTCGGATCGATCCCGAAAGGTCAATCCGAAGCCGCGATGGCGATCGGCCTGACCTTTCGCCAGCGCCTGACCTACGTCATTTTTCCCCAGGCCTTCCGGCGCTTCCTGCCGCCCTGGATCAACGGCGTCACCGATGCGGTCAAGGGCAGCGCGCTGGTCTCGCTGCTCGGCATAACCGATCTGATGCAGGCCATCAACCAGGTCATCGGCCGCACCTATGAGGCGATGCCGCTCTATATCCTCGGCGCGCTCATCTATTTCGCGGTCAACTACGCGCTCTCGCTCGCCAGCCGGCGGCTCGAGCGGCGCTTTGCCTTCATTCGGGAATAG